Proteins from one Bdellovibrio svalbardensis genomic window:
- a CDS encoding BrnA antitoxin family protein: MRKEYDFSAAKKNPYAKKLKTRMTIRLDDDVMSYFQMLADETEIPYQTLINLYLKDCVKRKMKPDMAWKKK; the protein is encoded by the coding sequence ATGAGAAAAGAGTATGATTTTTCTGCCGCCAAAAAGAATCCTTATGCCAAGAAGCTTAAGACCCGCATGACTATTCGTCTTGATGATGATGTTATGAGCTATTTTCAAATGCTAGCGGACGAGACTGAGATTCCCTATCAAACATTAATTAACTTGTACCTTAAAGATTGCGTGAAGCGAAAAATGAAGCCAGATATGGCTTGGAAGAAAAAATGA
- a CDS encoding GNAT family protein: protein MPSIDTDKYFIRESLYNLVELSLLARMYEEFCIPTASAGTLNKASISQTLLKMKATEGSGQLRVAIHGTDPVGFYWLYEGKVLAHWVNPAHRGQGVEESLLNKH, encoded by the coding sequence ATGCCATCAATCGATACAGACAAATATTTTATTCGCGAAAGTCTTTACAACCTTGTCGAGCTTTCATTGCTTGCACGCATGTACGAGGAATTTTGCATTCCAACGGCAAGTGCAGGAACTTTGAACAAAGCTTCAATCTCGCAAACGCTATTGAAAATGAAAGCCACTGAAGGCAGTGGTCAGCTTCGTGTAGCGATTCATGGTACGGATCCAGTGGGCTTCTATTGGCTCTATGAGGGAAAAGTTCTTGCTCATTGGGTGAACCCTGCGCATCGCGGTCAGGGTGTTGAAGAAAGTCTTCTAAACAAGCACTAA
- a CDS encoding glycosyltransferase: protein MEMSLGFEELFVGFTYLVVVATSIFTLDDLFIDAVAFVRNLKPRVINLSVLGRMKRNSQKQIAIMIANWKEAEILGPMIRGNIRGLDYERYTFFLGVYPNDTATWEEVSRLEKLYPNKVVVVVNSLPGPTSKGQMLNEIARQVLASEEASKKRYDLFLMQDSEDVLHPHSLTLMNFYSQEAHFIQIPVFSFDVPKLSLVGGVYIDEFSESHTKDLLVRQDLGAAIPSAGVGTCMSRDLVVGMMLQQEGRFLKEDTLTEDYHLGIMAKPMGFKSQFVCTQIESADGTKEFVATREYFPSKFMASVRQKSRWTLGIAYQGSQNIQWSGSWVDRYFLLRDRKGPACSILVLLATIVFVGFLGIYLSSHSVSAAFKNPILQALVLLNTAGMLIRLLQRMRAVYRVNGLAQSVMVLPRWFVANAVNVMASYRAHMTFKESIRTGTRPVWVKTDHQIPAHFGALEVVPATAIPAVEAQSQ from the coding sequence ATGGAAATGAGTTTGGGATTTGAAGAGCTATTCGTTGGATTTACTTATCTGGTGGTGGTCGCAACTTCGATTTTTACACTGGATGATCTGTTCATTGATGCCGTGGCCTTTGTGCGAAACTTAAAACCTCGAGTCATCAATCTGTCAGTGTTGGGCAGGATGAAGCGCAATTCCCAAAAGCAAATTGCCATTATGATCGCCAACTGGAAAGAGGCGGAAATTCTGGGGCCTATGATCCGCGGAAATATCCGAGGTCTAGACTATGAACGCTATACATTTTTTTTAGGAGTTTATCCAAACGACACGGCCACCTGGGAGGAAGTAAGTAGACTTGAAAAGCTCTATCCCAATAAAGTGGTCGTCGTCGTAAACTCTTTGCCGGGCCCGACCTCTAAAGGGCAAATGCTGAATGAAATTGCCAGGCAGGTGCTGGCCTCTGAGGAAGCTAGCAAGAAACGTTACGATCTTTTCTTGATGCAGGATTCTGAAGACGTCTTGCACCCGCATTCGCTGACCTTGATGAACTTTTACAGTCAAGAGGCGCACTTTATTCAAATTCCTGTATTTTCATTTGATGTGCCGAAGTTGTCTTTAGTTGGTGGTGTCTATATTGATGAGTTCAGTGAGTCTCACACCAAAGATCTTTTAGTTCGCCAGGATCTGGGGGCTGCGATCCCATCCGCGGGAGTTGGAACTTGCATGTCGCGCGATTTGGTCGTTGGCATGATGCTTCAGCAAGAGGGGCGCTTCCTGAAGGAAGACACTTTAACTGAAGACTATCACTTAGGAATCATGGCGAAGCCCATGGGTTTTAAGAGTCAGTTTGTATGTACTCAAATTGAAAGCGCAGATGGCACCAAAGAATTTGTCGCGACTCGAGAATATTTCCCATCGAAATTCATGGCCAGTGTTCGTCAGAAATCCCGTTGGACTTTAGGTATCGCCTATCAAGGATCTCAAAACATTCAATGGAGTGGATCTTGGGTGGATCGCTACTTCTTGCTGCGCGATCGCAAGGGTCCTGCTTGCAGTATTTTGGTGCTGCTTGCGACGATAGTTTTTGTGGGCTTCTTGGGGATCTATTTGTCGTCTCACAGCGTGTCAGCGGCCTTCAAGAATCCTATCTTGCAAGCTCTAGTCTTACTAAACACAGCGGGAATGCTCATCCGTCTTCTGCAAAGAATGCGTGCGGTTTATCGAGTGAACGGTCTTGCACAATCAGTCATGGTGTTGCCACGCTGGTTTGTCGCAAACGCGGTGAATGTGATGGCTTCTTATCGCGCTCACATGACTTTCAAAGAGAGTATTCGAACGGGAACAAGACCTGTCTGGGTAAAGACTGATCATCAAATCCCAGCTCATTTTGGTGCGTTGGAAGTAGTTCCAGCAACAGCAATCCCTGCGGTGGAGGCGCAATCCCAATGA
- the wecB gene encoding non-hydrolyzing UDP-N-acetylglucosamine 2-epimerase: MKTILVVFGTRPEAIKLAPFILRAKEDKRFHVVVGSTGQHREMLKPLLNFFDITPDFDLDLMKPGQSLVDISMGVMKGLNDYLLNHKVDGIVVQGDTSSCFIASLVAFYHRIPVIHVEAGLRSGDIYSPYPEEFNRKATGLVAKFHFAPTETSKQNLLHEHYSPESIFVTGNTGIDALFEVNKRLTASTLGEQFTQKYSFLNPKKKLILVTVHRRESFGKPMEEVMKGLVALSKREDVELLIPLHMNPQVRASAEKIFGDAACWIDKGQSVQPGQSKIWLCEPIDYVPFVYLMNQAHLIITDSGGIQEEAPSLGKPILVAREKTERPEAILAGTSKLIPLEHLAFLKTAEEVLDTPEIYNKMSHAKNPFGDGKSCERILNVLAEQL; encoded by the coding sequence ATGAAAACAATTCTTGTCGTATTTGGGACGCGCCCTGAAGCCATCAAGCTAGCTCCGTTCATTCTTCGTGCAAAAGAAGATAAACGATTTCATGTTGTTGTAGGTTCAACCGGCCAACATCGTGAAATGCTTAAACCACTTCTAAACTTCTTTGATATCACGCCGGACTTCGACTTAGACTTGATGAAACCTGGACAGAGCTTAGTTGATATTTCCATGGGTGTAATGAAGGGATTGAACGACTACTTGTTAAATCACAAAGTAGATGGAATCGTTGTACAGGGAGACACTTCAAGTTGTTTTATAGCCAGCCTTGTAGCGTTCTACCATCGTATTCCCGTAATCCATGTGGAAGCGGGCCTTCGTTCAGGAGATATCTACTCCCCTTATCCCGAAGAATTTAATCGCAAGGCAACGGGCTTGGTTGCAAAGTTTCACTTTGCCCCCACCGAGACTTCGAAACAAAATCTTTTGCATGAACACTATAGTCCAGAAAGCATCTTTGTGACCGGCAATACTGGAATTGATGCTCTTTTTGAGGTGAATAAACGACTTACAGCATCGACTCTGGGAGAGCAATTTACACAGAAGTATTCTTTTTTAAATCCTAAAAAGAAACTCATTCTTGTGACTGTGCATCGCCGGGAATCCTTCGGAAAACCGATGGAAGAAGTTATGAAAGGCCTTGTTGCTCTTTCTAAACGTGAGGACGTCGAGCTACTCATCCCTCTCCATATGAACCCCCAAGTACGTGCCTCTGCCGAAAAGATTTTTGGAGATGCTGCTTGCTGGATCGACAAAGGACAATCCGTACAGCCTGGACAAAGCAAAATTTGGCTTTGCGAACCCATCGACTATGTACCGTTCGTGTATTTAATGAACCAAGCTCATTTGATCATCACAGATTCTGGTGGGATTCAGGAAGAAGCTCCTTCACTAGGAAAGCCAATTCTTGTGGCTCGCGAGAAAACAGAACGCCCGGAGGCTATTCTCGCGGGAACATCCAAGTTAATTCCTTTGGAGCATTTGGCTTTTTTAAAAACAGCTGAAGAGGTTCTGGATACTCCTGAAATTTATAACAAGATGTCGCATGCTAAAAACCCATTCGGCGATGGCAAATCTTGTGAACGTATTTTAAATGTCCTCGCAGAACAGCTTTGA